Proteins from a single region of Sesamum indicum cultivar Zhongzhi No. 13 linkage group LG5, S_indicum_v1.0, whole genome shotgun sequence:
- the LOC105162608 gene encoding uncharacterized protein LOC105162608, with protein MIIAVSDRHHPMQDRSKRPASSDAGSSSHGRAKRREPVISRAEVESVGKQIHNLNKQIDELKKWGEIVSQNKNSPFCNEILVQTVEPGFRVPDLRRFDGMRDPQEHVAAFEMVMNLYGQSAPIMAKLFATTLTGKAQEWFTNLPRGSIESYEQLVQKFNFHFASKKKQKRSATHLFNIRQREDETLKNFMGRFNNETLEVQELRIDMLVSILIHGLRKGSFASALAGDPPIDVEQLMAIAQKYINEKEMNAMKDSERREREYIPRRPHEGRGGGNDKPKTEKRKEPKYVPKYHNYTPLAMSREKALMMVENADVLKGPRHTRYTPTKKMSNKYCRFHRERGHNTEECYQLKDEIERLVRQGHFRDRVPPNCKIGGGGRRSRSRSPDRDRNPGPSRIDRPPAGGNNAPTKGVIYTIAGGSTAGDSSRTRKRCA; from the coding sequence ATGATCATCGCAGTAAGCGACCGGCATCATCCGATGCAGGATCGCAGTAAGCGACCGGCATCATCCGATGCAGGCTCCAGCAGCCACGGACGCGCGAAAAGAAGAGAGCCGGTTATATCCAGGGCCGAAGTGGAAAGCGTGGGCAAACAGATACACAACCTAAATAAACAGATCGACGAGTTGAAGAAATGGGGGGAGATCGTCTCGCAGAACAAGAACTCCCCTTTCTGTAATGAAATCCTCGTTCAGACCGTCGAGCCGGGGTTCAGGGTGCCCGATCTGAGGAGATTCGATGGGATGAGAGACCCCCAGGAGCATGTGGCCGCCTTCGAAATGGTGATGAATCTTTACGGACAATCAGCCCCGATAATGGCTAAATTGTTCGCGACCACACTGACGGGAAAGGCTCAAGAGTGGTTCACGAACCTACCCCGAGGAAGCATTGAGTCCTACGAACAGCTCGTGCAAAAGTTCAATTTCCACTTCGCGAgcaaaaagaagcaaaagagGTCGGCTACCCATCTGTTCAACATCCGACAGAGAGAGGATGAGACgttgaaaaatttcatgggCCGATTCAACAATGAGACCCTGGAGGTGCAAGAGTTGAGGATTGACATGCTCGTGAGTATTCTCATCCACGGACTCAGGAAGGGCTCTTTCGCCTCCGCCCTAGCGGGAGATCCGCCCATCGATGTCGAGCAACTAATGGCGATAGCACAGAAATATATCAACGAAAAGGAGATGAATGCGATGAAAGATTCGGAGCGAAGGGAGCGGGAGTATATTCCCAGACGACCTCATGAGGGAAGAGGGGGAGGAAACGACAAACCAAAAACGGAGAAACGGAAGGAGCCCAAGTACGTGCCGAAATACCACAACTACACTCCTTTGGCCATGTCTAGGGAGAAGGCTCTGATGATGGTAGAAAATGCCGACGTGCTGAAAGGGCCTAGACATACGAGATACACCCCCACCAAGAAAATGTCTAACAAGTACTGCCGTTTCCATCGGGAGAGAGGACACAACACAGAGGAGTGCTACCAGCTGAAAGACGAGATCGAAAGGCTCGTTCGACAGGGGCACTTCCGGGATCGCGTGCCCCCAAATTGTAAGATCGGAGGGGGAGGAAGGAGGAGTAGATCGAGAAGCCCGGACCGAGACAGAAACCCGGGCCCATCAAGGATCGACAGACCCCCGGCGGGTGGGAACAACGCACCCACTAAAGGCGTCATATACACAATTGCGGGAGGATCGACTGCGGGAGATTCAAGTCGAACACGGAAGAGATGCGCCTGA